In Candidatus Electrothrix scaldis, the genomic window TAATTTCCCCCCTCTTCATTCTCCTTCGTCTCCCGCCATCTCCTCATCCTCATGTGACAAAGTTTTCATTCTTCTCCATCCTTCCCTGTCATCTTACTCGATTAGATAAAGGACAGAAGGGCGTTCTTGAAGTGCAGTGTACGCACTGGGTCACAACGCTGAAATTCAACGCAAGAGGAAAATATGAAGAAGATAATAGCAACAGGTGCCATTCTCCTGCTGATTGGCGGAGGCGCTCAGGCCTTGCACGCAGAGGAGGCGCAGCTGAAAACACAGGTCTGTGACTGGGCCTTGAGCGGCTATATCGGGGTTGCAAGTTTTGATGACGAGGATAAACCGGATCCCTACCAAGCCGGACTCACACATGAAATGAGCTCTGATGAAGCGTATACTGTTGGGTTTATTGTCAGTAAGTATTACAATGACTTCTCCTTCAATCTCGGAGTTGAGTTCATACAGGAGGCAACGGTGCATGATGAAGAAGACTATGAACTCGCACAGCACAGCCATATCCCGGTTTCTCTGGGCGTGAATTATCATTTCAACACCAGTTTGTTCGATCCTTATATCGGTGCAGGTGTCGGCTACTCCTTTAATGACAGCTCTGAAAGTGAATTTATCAACGGTCAGGGGATGGAAATGGAGATGGACGACAGTGTCTTCTACTACCTGACAGCTGGTGTTGAATATCCTCTCAGCGATACCTATGCCCTTTTTCTTGCTGGTCAGTATGTCATTGGTGATGCCGATGTGACAGGGGCTATTCAGACACCCAAGGGAACGATAGTACTCGAAGATGAAAGCTCCTTGGATCGTTATGAAGTGAATCTGGGACTCAAGTACTTTTTTTAGGCAAGCCTGTTGTCACTCGGCCTGTTATAAACGTAAACGGGAATGCTGACTTTCTCTGTGTCGGAGCAATCCCGTTTATTCAACGAGAAGCAGAAAGAAAGGAGGTGATGGGATAGGGCATTTTTTTTAGGGTCTTGATGCCGGGTACGTGCCTTTGCTGCGCGTAACCCGGCTTCTTTTTTCTCTCCACTCTTTGCACCTCTTTTATGCTTTTTCTACCTCCCCTGTCGATATAATTTTTTATTCAAAAAAACGTCGGGTGTTTACTTTTTACACAAGTTTTGATTGTATAGTTAATAGAAGAGATAAATTTCAGATAAGGTAAGTACTAGCCCCACTGCTTTCACAGGGAAAAACGTGGCAGCAGGGGAGGGGCAGGCGTTTAAGCGAAAAATAGGTGTGAGGCAACGTGTTGTATCTCATGTTTAATGGAGCCCGAGGGAATTGCTATGAAGGATTTTTTTTCCTGTAAAGTTAATTTATTATTTACTGCTGTTATATGCTTGTCCATCTTTTCCTCGGTTCAGGCGGCTGAGTTGAGTATTACAACTGGAGGGGAAAAGGGGACATATTTTCGGATAGGTTCTGATATTTCTACACTCGTGCGGCAACATGGACTGGGATTGGATGTGATGGCCTCAAAGGGTTCTCTGGATAATATCGATAAGCTCTACGAGAGGAGATATAGCAGACTGGCTATTGTTCAATCAGATATTTTAGAGTATCTGCGTTCATCCAATGATCACAGACTTCGGTCAAAAGCGGAGAATATAAAAATGATTATTCCGCTGTATAATGAGGAAATACATATTCTGGCCCACAACTCTATCAGGGACCTTGCGAGTTTAAAAGGGAAAAAGGTTGCTATCGGTCCCATGCAAAGTGGTACGGCAATTACGGCCTCTCTTTTATTCAAGAAGTCCGGGGTGAAGCCAGGACAGTTTGTCTATAGTGGTGCTGAAGAGGCCTTGAGGTCACTCCGGTCAAGGGCTATTGATGCGATGGTTTATGTCTCTGGATATCCGGTGAGCCTGTTTTCACAAATTACTCCTGCTGATAAGTTGCAGCTCGTTCCTATCATGGACCGTCGGATTGGCGGCTCATATATCATGTCCTCTATTCCGGAAAGAACGTATACCTGGCAAAAGGGGATTGTCCCGACTATTGCTGTGAAGGCGGTCCTGGCAAGCTATGATTACGATGAGAAGCAGCAGGCGTCAAAAGATGTGTGTGAGGTGGGTAAAATTATTTACACTAATATTGATTGGCTGAAAAGAAATGGTCATTCGAAATGGGGCAATGTGCGTTTGAATGATAGCTTGGACGGGTGGGAGAGAAATGGATGTATTAAGGATGCGCTAATGTCCATGAGTATCGCTAATTTTTATTAAAATCCCGTCGTTCTGCCCCTGGAGTATGGGGTGAAAAGTCCTCTCTTGTCCTTGTGCCGGGTTATGCTTTCCATGCATAACCCGGTTTTTTGTCCCTCCTTGTTATGTTTTCTTCCTGTGCTGCTCTTGCCTAATGGTAAAAAGCACGCTGTATCAAAAATATGTCGCTTTCTTTTTGTGTAAAAAATTGTACTTTGTTGTGTGCTGTGCTATTCTAATGAAGAAGGATTATTATTTGCTGGTGCCATGTATTTGCAGGGTATCCTGCTCTGTAAGAGAAAAACGATGGAATTGTCTTGTGTTTTTTAGGTAGGCTTGAAGTGCGGGAGTGCGGGAGTGCGGGATGGGTGAAAATATAAAAAAGCGTCGACAGCGGCGGGTTGATTTGACAGACTATATTGCCGTTTTTATGGAGCGTAATTGTCATTATAATGGCGTGCTGAAAGAGATATCTCTCAATGGGCTGCGGGTCGATATCTGTCCGGTCGGTTCACAGCTGATGGCCGCTGCGTCTTCATTGCAAAAGAGAGAGTTTTGTATTGTTATTTCTGAAGACCTGGTCAGTAAGGAGTATAGGTTAGATATGACGCCCAATGGAAAAGACAAGCTGTATACTCTGAGGGCATATCCGCGTTGGCAGCGTGAGCAAAATGAGAGAATAGAAGTTGGTTTTGAAATTTCAGAGAGTTCTGATGATTGGAAGCTCTTTGTTCAGCAAAGAATGCAGGAACCAAATTAAAGAAGAGCGTTTGTCTCCTTGCTGCTCTGTTGAGATGGACTACGTAGGGTAATCAGGGCAATCTCGCCCCGTTGCCAGAGGCGCATGCGTGGTCCCCAGGTTCCTGTTCCTCGGGAAACAAAGAGTTGCATTCCCTTGACCAGGTATTGTCCATCAAGAAAGGGGTAGCGAGTACGGGTCAGATAATTAAAGGGCCATATTTGTCCGTTATGGGTGTGGCCGGAAAGCATAAGATCCACCCCTGCTGTCGCGGCCTGTTCAACCAGCCAGGGGGTATGGGAAAGGAGAATGGTAGCCCCGGCAGGGCGGTTAGCTAAGGCGCTGTTGAGGTTCTTCTGTCCATCTTCTCCTCTGCGTCGGGCTGTGGTCAGGTCATTAATTCCTGCCAGGATCAACCCCTCATTGATTTTGACCCATTTATTATTCAGAAGACGGATGCCGGAATCAGCAAGGATTTCTCCAGTGGTATCTGGTCGGTCTGGCCGAAGGGCGTCATGATTGCCTCGTACCGCAAAGACACCCAAGGGGGCGGAAAGCTGACGGAGGGCCTGGGAAAGCAGGACCGGGTAGCCGCTCCGGGAAAAAAGATCTCCGACCAGAACAATGCAGTCCGGTTTTAAGGCCTGGACCTGTTGAACCCGATCATGTA contains:
- a CDS encoding TAXI family TRAP transporter solute-binding subunit yields the protein MKDFFSCKVNLLFTAVICLSIFSSVQAAELSITTGGEKGTYFRIGSDISTLVRQHGLGLDVMASKGSLDNIDKLYERRYSRLAIVQSDILEYLRSSNDHRLRSKAENIKMIIPLYNEEIHILAHNSIRDLASLKGKKVAIGPMQSGTAITASLLFKKSGVKPGQFVYSGAEEALRSLRSRAIDAMVYVSGYPVSLFSQITPADKLQLVPIMDRRIGGSYIMSSIPERTYTWQKGIVPTIAVKAVLASYDYDEKQQASKDVCEVGKIIYTNIDWLKRNGHSKWGNVRLNDSLDGWERNGCIKDALMSMSIANFY
- a CDS encoding metallophosphoesterase, with protein sequence MLSRKEDAISFFGIILTSLVTALHLYVFARLASLPQLRRGNGLKVLAITGGALWVFFFLGRIFHNQESGMFLELLELLGMQWMGILFLLAVPLLGSELITGFGFLLSQKITLHIRTAALGLGALLVLIAHIQGLRSPAVEQYQIPVHHLPAQADGTTVAVLSDLHIGEMLLDASWLHDRVQQVQALKPDCIVLVGDLFSRSGYPVLLSQALRQLSAPLGVFAVRGNHDALRPDRPDTTGEILADSGIRLLNNKWVKINEGLILAGINDLTTARRRGEDGQKNLNSALANRPAGATILLSHTPWLVEQAATAGVDLMLSGHTHNGQIWPFNYLTRTRYPFLDGQYLVKGMQLFVSRGTGTWGPRMRLWQRGEIALITLRSPSQQSSKETNALL
- a CDS encoding OmpW family outer membrane protein; translation: MKKIIATGAILLLIGGGAQALHAEEAQLKTQVCDWALSGYIGVASFDDEDKPDPYQAGLTHEMSSDEAYTVGFIVSKYYNDFSFNLGVEFIQEATVHDEEDYELAQHSHIPVSLGVNYHFNTSLFDPYIGAGVGYSFNDSSESEFINGQGMEMEMDDSVFYYLTAGVEYPLSDTYALFLAGQYVIGDADVTGAIQTPKGTIVLEDESSLDRYEVNLGLKYFF